A section of the Microbulbifer pacificus genome encodes:
- a CDS encoding MBL fold metallo-hydrolase, producing the protein MKRQGVFPEQVTHVFVSHHHPDHTVNIALFPNAEVIDFWGRYRGDTWHDHPDSYELAPGIKVIHTPGHTDEDASLVVNTRDGTYVLTHLWWFPDMTPAQDPLASSQSDLDKNRKKIQEIADWIIPGHGKMFKNPSRQ; encoded by the coding sequence CTGAAAAGGCAGGGTGTTTTCCCGGAACAGGTCACCCACGTCTTTGTCAGCCATCATCACCCCGATCACACCGTCAATATTGCCCTGTTTCCCAACGCAGAGGTGATCGACTTCTGGGGACGGTACCGCGGAGACACCTGGCACGACCATCCTGATAGCTATGAACTGGCACCCGGCATCAAGGTGATACACACGCCCGGCCATACCGACGAAGATGCATCACTTGTGGTAAATACCCGGGACGGTACCTACGTATTGACACATCTGTGGTGGTTTCCTGACATGACACCAGCTCAGGACCCACTGGCATCCAGCCAAAGTGACCTCGATAAAAACCGCAAGAAAATTCAGGAAATTGCCGACTGGATTATTCCGGGACACGGGAAAATGTTTAAGAATCCGAGTAGACAGTAA